Proteins encoded together in one Planctomyces sp. SH-PL14 window:
- a CDS encoding PQQ-binding-like beta-propeller repeat protein codes for MRSAAAFSLAALLCSSPILADNWPNWRGPQHNGVAAGAFPIEWSGEKNLKWKIDLPSGGSTPIVWEGRIYVTCGKEGKNILVALDLNGKTAWEAVIGDERKGKHQKATGANPSAVTDGQVIAVYYKSGDVAGVDRSGKVLWEKNLQKEYGEDTLWWDLGTSPVMTKNHVIVTVMQSEPSPSYLAALDKKTGEIAWKVDRNVPAPKEAAQSYTTPVVLQHGGKEIVVVLGADHVTAHDAANGQELWRVGGLNPEQNGFFRSISSPVIDGNIVVAPYARGNSLTAIRLGGTGDVTKSHVQWTKGELSADVPTPVAHNGKVYVATDKGKAGCLNVETGDEVWTASLPKNRLAYSASPVLANGHLYLTREDGTTFVLDAASGKLLATNPLPQEEKTVATPVLVNGNVLLRTFEHLYCFGGEAAPAG; via the coding sequence ATGCGTTCCGCCGCCGCCTTCTCCCTGGCTGCCCTGCTCTGCTCTTCCCCGATCCTGGCGGACAACTGGCCGAACTGGCGGGGCCCGCAACACAACGGCGTCGCCGCCGGTGCGTTTCCGATCGAGTGGTCGGGCGAGAAGAACCTGAAGTGGAAGATTGACCTCCCGAGCGGCGGGTCGACTCCGATCGTGTGGGAAGGCCGGATCTACGTCACCTGCGGCAAGGAGGGGAAGAACATCCTGGTGGCTCTCGATCTGAACGGGAAGACTGCGTGGGAAGCGGTGATCGGGGACGAGCGGAAGGGGAAACACCAGAAGGCGACGGGAGCCAATCCCTCCGCCGTGACCGATGGCCAGGTGATCGCGGTCTACTACAAGAGCGGCGACGTGGCGGGCGTGGACCGGTCCGGCAAGGTCCTGTGGGAGAAGAACCTGCAGAAGGAGTACGGAGAAGACACGCTGTGGTGGGACCTGGGAACTTCGCCGGTGATGACGAAGAACCATGTCATCGTCACGGTCATGCAGAGCGAGCCCTCCCCTTCGTACCTCGCGGCCCTCGACAAGAAGACGGGCGAGATCGCCTGGAAGGTCGACCGGAACGTTCCCGCCCCCAAGGAGGCGGCCCAGAGCTACACGACACCCGTTGTCCTCCAGCACGGCGGGAAGGAGATTGTCGTCGTCCTCGGAGCGGACCATGTCACGGCCCATGACGCCGCCAATGGCCAGGAACTGTGGCGGGTCGGCGGGCTGAATCCGGAGCAGAACGGGTTCTTCCGATCGATCTCGTCGCCGGTCATCGACGGAAACATCGTCGTGGCGCCGTATGCCCGCGGCAATTCGCTGACGGCGATCCGGCTGGGGGGAACCGGCGACGTGACGAAGTCTCATGTCCAATGGACGAAGGGGGAGCTGTCCGCGGATGTCCCGACTCCGGTCGCGCACAACGGCAAGGTCTATGTGGCGACCGACAAGGGGAAGGCGGGCTGCCTGAACGTGGAGACCGGCGACGAAGTCTGGACCGCGTCGCTCCCCAAAAACCGCCTGGCCTACAGCGCTTCTCCGGTCCTGGCGAACGGGCATCTCTACCTGACGCGGGAAGACGGGACGACGTTCGTCCTCGACGCCGCCAGCGGAAAACTGCTGGCGACCAATCCTCTCCCCCAGGAAGAGAAGACGGTGGCGACTCCGGTTCTCGTCAACGGAAACGTTCTGCTCCGGACGTTCGAGCACCTCTACTGCTTCGGCGGCGAAGCCGCTCCGGCGGGTTGA
- a CDS encoding GNAT family N-acetyltransferase: MPDLELSALDNPVAPTPAPPAIRTDRTFVRRLLLEEIDTAFERRWKDLARRSLTPNPFLEPEFVLPALEHLPDLARPIFLAVEGDRGALVGLGIFEEVSGSRRLPIPHLRSWQTPHTYLDGLLLDRRIPELAVSSLWKYLVNDSHAWHGVEFPRLREGDELDAALTFISEQAEVDWVDGRSIVRAQLETDWSPEVQQAAISPKRAKSLRRGWHELERRGATAFHVERHDQTTVAGPVTDFLRLESLGWKADEGTAMECCAEQRAFFVSMMDRFAASGRTLFTTVTVDGATVGTVAHIVSGAGAFAFKLGWDPAFERGCPGFQLKAHLAEHADELLPEIRWVDSCSSEGSFIEHLWGGRTTVRSRLFLTSRAASVAAMFVDKVKSIRDVLLGRSSS; encoded by the coding sequence ATGCCCGACCTCGAACTCTCCGCTCTCGACAACCCGGTCGCCCCCACCCCCGCCCCCCCGGCTATCCGTACGGACCGCACCTTCGTCCGCCGGCTGCTCCTCGAAGAGATCGACACCGCCTTCGAACGCCGCTGGAAGGACCTTGCCCGCCGCAGCCTTACGCCGAACCCGTTCCTCGAACCGGAATTCGTCCTCCCCGCCCTCGAGCATCTGCCGGACCTCGCCCGCCCTATCTTCCTGGCGGTCGAAGGAGACCGCGGGGCGCTTGTCGGCCTCGGAATCTTCGAAGAGGTGTCCGGCTCCCGCCGGCTGCCGATTCCGCACCTCCGCTCCTGGCAGACACCACACACCTATCTCGACGGACTCCTCCTCGACCGGCGGATCCCGGAACTGGCGGTCTCGTCGCTCTGGAAGTACCTCGTCAACGATTCGCACGCCTGGCACGGTGTGGAATTCCCACGCCTGCGGGAGGGGGACGAACTCGACGCCGCCCTGACATTCATCAGCGAACAGGCCGAGGTCGACTGGGTCGACGGCCGGTCCATCGTCCGGGCCCAGCTGGAGACCGACTGGAGCCCCGAAGTCCAGCAGGCCGCGATCTCCCCCAAACGGGCCAAGAGCCTCCGCCGCGGATGGCACGAGCTCGAGCGCCGCGGGGCAACAGCCTTCCACGTCGAGCGGCATGACCAGACCACCGTCGCCGGCCCCGTCACGGACTTCCTCCGTCTGGAGTCGCTCGGCTGGAAAGCGGACGAAGGGACCGCGATGGAGTGCTGCGCGGAACAGCGGGCCTTCTTCGTCTCCATGATGGACCGCTTCGCCGCCTCGGGACGGACCCTGTTCACAACCGTCACCGTCGACGGGGCCACGGTCGGAACGGTGGCCCACATCGTCAGCGGGGCAGGGGCCTTCGCTTTCAAGCTCGGCTGGGACCCGGCGTTCGAGCGGGGCTGCCCGGGCTTCCAGCTCAAGGCGCATCTCGCGGAACACGCCGACGAGCTCCTGCCGGAGATCCGCTGGGTCGACAGCTGCTCGTCGGAAGGTTCGTTCATCGAACACCTCTGGGGGGGCCGGACCACGGTCCGCAGCCGCCTGTTCCTGACGAGCCGCGCCGCGAGCGTTGCGGCCATGTTCGTGGACAAAGTGAAGTCGATCCGGGATGTCCTGCTGGGACGGAGCAGCTCGTGA